From Candidatus Neomarinimicrobiota bacterium, one genomic window encodes:
- a CDS encoding TetR/AcrR family transcriptional regulator translates to MVTKRQEKEREFRKKQILDGALTVFHENGLNGTTMDEIARVSDFGKATLYYYFRSKEEVFSSILDRGWTALWKSLEDDFLSDKNPRESFIKILTILAQKTQNNRNEYEFLFNAPKTIMSLEEKKPIWKSYQQRLYTSLKELLEKGIALGQFPQLDSDLMFKAIGGLFVGLIFMGEQNKNITSDDIETLLNQLIADPNQS, encoded by the coding sequence ATGGTAACAAAGCGACAAGAAAAAGAACGGGAATTTCGAAAAAAACAAATATTAGACGGCGCCTTAACTGTCTTCCACGAAAATGGACTTAATGGAACAACTATGGATGAAATTGCCCGTGTTTCGGATTTTGGAAAAGCGACACTATATTATTATTTCCGTTCAAAAGAAGAAGTATTCTCCAGCATCCTAGATAGAGGGTGGACAGCATTATGGAAAAGCTTGGAAGACGATTTTCTTTCTGACAAAAATCCTCGGGAATCTTTTATCAAAATTCTTACCATACTTGCACAGAAAACACAAAATAATAGAAATGAATACGAATTTTTATTCAATGCACCAAAAACAATCATGAGCCTTGAGGAAAAAAAACCAATATGGAAATCTTACCAGCAAAGGCTTTATACTTCGCTAAAAGAGTTACTAGAAAAGGGAATAGCGTTAGGTCAATTTCCGCAATTGGATTCCGACCTCATGTTTAAAGCTATTGGTGGTCTATTTGTAGGACTCATTTTTATGGGTGAACAAAATAAAAATATCACCAGTGATGATATTGAAACATTATTGAACCAATTAATTGCAGACCCAAATCAATCATGA